A region of the Leptospiraceae bacterium genome:
TTTGGATTTATGTTTTTTCTAATCAACATTTCAGTTCAGCTATCTGAGGAGATGGTAGAAAATTATAATCGTTTCCTTGGACAGGAAAATGATTTAAAGAAAATGGAAAAGTCAAAAACAAAATTTTTAGTTAATCTTTCTAATGAATTCAAGCAGTATATGGATGGAATTAATTCTACCGTCAAAGACTTGTTAGCCGAGTCTGATCCCAAACAGACTCCAGACAAAATCAAGCGTCTTGAAAGCTATGAGGGTTTAACACGCTCTATTATCAGTGATGCAGTTGTATTAAATGCAATTGAAAGTAGAAAATATGAAAATGTAATCGAGAAATTTTCTTTGAAAGATTTAGTCAATGATACTCTTTCTATGATTGAAAGCAGACTTTCTCAGACTAGAGAATCGAAACAGGTTTCTATTTCTTCGGGTGACATTGAACTCATGCAATCAAAGGAGTTAATCTTCCTTATCCTTTATCATTTGTTAGAAAATGTATATAAGTATACACCGGAAGATACAGGCTTACAAGTTTTGATAAAATCAGAAACTAAAAATTTAATCGAAATCACTGTGATTGATGAAGGAAAAGGAATTGATAGTCTAGAGCAGCTAGACATTCAGAAAAAGTTTGTGCGTGGAACAAGTGGTAACGACAAGACAATGGGTGTTGGAATAGGGCTCACACTGGTGAAAGCAATTTCCGAATTCTTAGGCGGTGGCTTAGAAATCCAAAGCGCGAAAGGCACTGGATCAAAATTCATAGTAACAATTCCGGTATAAAACATGAAAAAATATTTAACCTTTTTTAGATTTTTAACATTAGCCGCTTCTTTATTCGTTCTAGGAAACTGCTATGCGCCTTCGGAAGAATTGAGCACAGAGATTATCAATCTTGCTGAAACAGAATGGCAGGTCGATTTTGAGGATAATGCTGAGTATGCAAACTTAGATTTTTCTCATCAAAACTGGCAAGCAGTAGAAGTTCCCGGAAATCTCAGAACAGTAGATAGTTCTCATCGGGGAATTTTTTGGATGAGAAAGTCTTTCGAACTCGATGCTGAGAATTTTACGAGCGCATTAGCTCTTACCCTAGGTATTATATACGATAGGGATGAAGTTTATCTCAATGGTAAAATCATTGGTATCAATGGAAAAAGTCCGGAAGATATTCATCAAAATGAAGTTGCTTTTGGTAGATTACGAATTTATTCAATACCGCCCGGATTGCTACGAAAGGGCAATAACGTATTAGCCGTAAAGATAAATTCAAACTTCCGAGCGTATGCTGGTATAGTTTCTGGTCCAGTGGGAATTGCAACTTTAGAATCTGCAACCTCTTTTATTATTCAAAATTCTGTTGATGATACAATTTTTGAAGCAGTTTATCTTTTTATTGGAATATTTTTCGTTATCAGTTTTTTAAAGATGAAAGAGATGAAGGAATACCTTGCGTTTAGTATTTTTATCATTTCCTTTTCGATTCTTTTGTTTACCAAAAATGAATTTCGATTTGAATTTTCGCATAATTTTCTAGTTTTCAAATACTTGGAATCAGCGTTAATTTTGAATATGCCATTCTTTTATGTGCAGTTCTTTCAAAGTTTTTTCAAACTATCAAAGATAAAATATCAGAATTATTATTTCCTGCTCAATCTTGCCTTCTGTGTTTTATTTCTTGTAATTCCCAACTATGTTTTCTGGAATAATTTTATCAATATATGGGTAATCAATATTTTGCTCATCTTGGGCTATTCGTTGTACGTCTCTATTCAGAAAGTAAAAGAAAAAGATAGAGACGCAATTATCTACAGTGTCGCACTCGTATACTTTATTTATAGTGTAATCAAAGAGGTTTTCCTGCTTAGAGGTTATATTCAGGGACAATCTTCCATTGAGGCATCAGTTCTGTTTTATATTCTTTTAGTAACTATGGCTCTTCGCCTTAGATTTATTTTTTTGAAAATTAAAATTCAAAATAGATTTGAGCAGCTAACAGAGATTGATCAACTACGAGAAAAGATTTTCTTATATATGGATAGAATTTTAAGTCCTTCTATAGATGAATCTATTTTAACAACTAGAGCACTCAAGAATAACAATAATCCGCAAGCAGTAAAGGAATCTCTTTCGAAAATCCAAGTCATTTACGATGAGATGCAATATTCTCTCGATGATATTTTAGAATTATCGCGTCTAGAAGTAATGGCAGAGCCCTTATCGAAGGAGACAGTTGATTTCGTCGATTTTATAAGAACGATACTTGCAATGGCTAATGTCACTTATACCATCAAAGTAGATGACAAATTTCAAATTCACAATAGTTTAGATTTAATTAATTCGCTTATCATTCGCCTGATTGACTTTACTGGCTTTAAAGATATAAGTAGCATAGATTTAATTGTAACGTCGGATTTAAAAAATCATCTTCATTTTCGGTTTATGCTATATAGTCTCGATCATAAGAAAACACAAAAGCTTTACAAGCAGTTAAATGATTTTACAGTTGGGGGTAATATCCATTCTGTGCGATGGGCGATTATAAAAGAAATTCTACGTTTACTCGATGGTCATTTAGAAATGAAACTTATCAATAAAAAATATGTGAGAATCGACTTCGAATTACAAGCGTTACCTCTTGAACAAGAAAAAGTAGAAAAGCCAAAGTTTGAATTAAAACTTCCTAAGTTAAAATTTAATTTTAAAATGCCTACATTCAAGAAATAAAAGTTAAGGAAGCAGTATGGATTTTATTATTGCTAATGATGGGACTCGGATTGCTTACTATGTGCAAGGGGAAGGATTTCCTATTTTTATTTTCAATGGCTTTACTTGTAGCGAAGCAAATTTAAAACCAATAGTAAATCTACTTTCTGAAAAATATAAAGTCATCTATTGGGATTATAAAGGGCATGGTATGTCTGGAACACCTAAGAGCTATAAGGAAGTAACCGTTGCAGGAAGTGTTGATGATGCAAGAAGAGTCATAGAAAAACTAAATGTAAAGAAAGCGATTTTTCTTGGTTACAGCACAGGTGCGCAAATCATGTTTGAGTATAATTTCCGTTATCCGGACATACCGAATTCTCTTATATCAATCGCGGGATTTAGTGATAGAGTGATGGATTCTTTTTTAAATTTAGATACTACTGTGTTTGGTCAACTCGGCGAGGCTTTAAAAAAACTTTCACCCGTTGTTCCACATGCATTTGCTAGTGCGTGGAGATGGATTCATGGACTTCCTTTTGATCTTAGACTCTTTGTTGCAAAGAAGACTTTTTTGAACGAAGAAAGAACAGTTCGCGAAGACATTCAACCATTTCTAGAAAGTATGAAGCGTCAGGATCTAAATTTACTCATTCATTTTTTAATGGATGTGCACAATCATCCTCTCTGTCAACCATTGGAATCAATTCTTTTACCTACTCTTGTTATCGCAGGCGGAAAAGACCTATTTGCCCCAGCAAGACGTTCCGAGGAAATGCATCAAAAGATTAGCCATTCCGAATTGCTAATCGTCTCGCGCGCATCACATAATATAGTTCAAGAGGAGTATGAAATTTTAGCATCCACTATTCTGGATTTTTTAAAAAAGAATAATTTGTGAAGAAAATGATCCATTGAGTTACACTTGACAAGCTGCTTTTTGGATAATTTATGGAAGGTAAGTATTAAGGAAGGATAAATGACAACTAATCCAAACTCAACTCTCTCCCAAAAATCTATCAATCCGCTCGACCCAGCAGACAGCTTCTTGAAACGTCATGTGGGATCTGACAATAACGAAGTGCAAGAAATGTTAAATACTCTTGGATACTCATCGTTAGACGCAATGATTGATACAGCGGTTCCCAAAAACATTCGCTTAAAAAATCCGATTCGTGTGACTGAGCCAAAGAGCGAATACGAAGTGTTGCAGGAGTTAAAGAAAATCCTTTCGCAGAATAAAATTTTTAAAACATTTATTGGAACAGGATTCAATGACTGTATTATTCCAGCAGTCATTCAAAGAAATATTTTAGAAAATCCCGGTTGGTATACAGCGTATACACCTTATCAGGCAGAGATAGCGCAAGGACGTTTAGAAGCACTTCTAAATTTTCAAACTATGATCATCGACATGACCGGTCTTGAAATTGCAAATGCCTCTTTACTTGACGAGTCAACAGCAGCAGCAGAAGCGGTTACTCTTTGTCATGCGGTGAAGGCTGATGATAATGGAGACACGATTTTTATTTCAGATGAATGTCATCCGCAAACAATCGACGTAGTAAAGACTCGTGCTCTTCCTGTCGGAATCAAAGTAGTTGTAGGAGATTTTAAAACGTTCAAAGCCGACAAATCGTATTTTGCCGCTGTGGTTCAATACCCTGCGACGAATGGAAATGTCTATGATTACGAAGAATTTGTAAAACAAGCTCATGCTAGCGGAGTATTGGTAGTAGTCGCCGCTGACTTACTTAGTTTGAGTATTCTAAAAGCTCCGGGAGAATTTGGTGCTGATGTGGCAGTTGGTAGCACACAAAGATTTGGTTTACCGCTTGGCTTTGGTGGACCTCATGCGGGATACATGGCAACGAAGGAAGGATTTAAACGTAGCCTTCCGGGAAGACTCATTGGTGTATCTAAAGATTCACAAGGTGCGCCTGCTATGCGTTTATCGCTACAGACTAGAGAGCAACATATTCGTCGCGATAAAGCAACTAGCAATATCTGCACGGCTCA
Encoded here:
- a CDS encoding alpha/beta hydrolase; the encoded protein is MDFIIANDGTRIAYYVQGEGFPIFIFNGFTCSEANLKPIVNLLSEKYKVIYWDYKGHGMSGTPKSYKEVTVAGSVDDARRVIEKLNVKKAIFLGYSTGAQIMFEYNFRYPDIPNSLISIAGFSDRVMDSFLNLDTTVFGQLGEALKKLSPVVPHAFASAWRWIHGLPFDLRLFVAKKTFLNEERTVREDIQPFLESMKRQDLNLLIHFLMDVHNHPLCQPLESILLPTLVIAGGKDLFAPARRSEEMHQKISHSELLIVSRASHNIVQEEYEILASTILDFLKKNNL